GGCCCGGTCTGGGCCATCGCGGACAGCAGGCCTGCGGCTCGCCCACGCGGGTCGCACGGAGAGTGGAAGGAGCAGTGGGAATGCGGATGCGAACCCTCGCCGCGGTCGCGGCGCTCGTCGGTCTGGCGCTGCCCGCGTCGGCCGTCGTCAAGACGTACGATGCGACGGCGCCGCACGGCACCGTGGGCGACGAGATCCTGTTCACGACGACGCTGTGCCCGCCCGTGCAGAACACGCCCGGTCGGCTCCAGGGCCAGTACCGCCTCGAGGACGCGGCCGGCGGCACGGTGACGCTCACCGAGTTCGGCCTCCGCCGCCTCGTGAGCACCGACCTCGGCCCCGACGCGATCACCGTCGTGTTCGGCCCCGGCAGCTACGTGTTCGTGACCTCGGACTCGTCGATGAGGCCGACCGAGGGCACGACGCACGCGGGCAGCACGGCGCCCGGCGGCAGCATCGACTGGGGCGTGCTCTCGGGCTGGTCGCGCACGGGCACGGCCTTCTGCATCTCGAGCCCGCTGTCGATCTGCACGGTGAGCACGCAGGTGCCGCACGGGATCACGACGGTCGCGCCGAACCCGGATTCGCCGACGTACGACCTCGGCACCTGGGCGTTCGACGCCGAGGGCGACATGGCGGCGGCCTCGCCGTACATCATCTCGACGAACAACGGCGGCACGACGAACATCCAGTTCATCATCCGCGGCGCGTTCGTCGGCGGGAGCGTCCCGGCGCTGCCGCTCGTCGGCGCGGGCGCGCTGGCGATCGGCCTGATCGTGGCCGGCACGCGCTCGGCGCTCCGCAAGAAGTAGCCGCGCGAGCGATCGCGGCTGCGGCTCGATCCGAGGGCCGGTGCGCGAAGGCGCACCGGCCCTCGCTGTTCCGGGCCCGCGCGCGCGCCGTCGTGCGAGCGTGCGAGCTCAGCGCGCGCGCAGCGCGCCGAACCAGGCCTCGGCGATCCCGTTCAGCACGTCCGCGCGCTCCCACTGCAGGAAGTGGCCCGCCTCGGGCACGACGAGCGGCCCGACGCGGTGCGGGAAGGCGATCTCGCAGCGCTTCGGGAAGTCGGCGGGGACGACGTGGTCGTCCGGCCCGTAGAGCACGAGCGTCGGGACGTCGACCGTCTGCGCGAGCAGCGGCGGCTCGCTCATCGGGCGGCCGTAGGCGAGCTGGTACGGCGCCCACGATGCGGCGAGCCGCGCCGCGTCCGCGAACGGCTCGGTCATGAAGTCGATGTCGGCGTCCTCGAACGCGCCGGGCGAGGCCCAGAGGCGGTGCTCGTACATGTCGCGCACCCAGCCGCGGCGGCGCGCGGGCGTGTCGAGCTCGGCGAGCAGCGCTTGCGGGTCGCGGCCCTGGCGCACGCGGTAGTCGCCCGTCTGCGCGTCGTCGAGCGCGACGAGCGACAGTCCGCGCGCCGCGTACCAGTCGGCCGCCTGCGGCACGAGCGGCGGCACCGTGTTGAAGAAGATCATGCGATCGACGAAGCCCGGGAAGCGGTTCGCGATGTCGCAGATCACGACGCCGCCGACGTCGCCCGCGACGAGCCCGCAGCGCTCGTGGCCGAGCACGTCGCGCACGAGCGCGTGGACGTCGCGCGCGTAGAGGACGAGGTCGTAGGCGTCGGTCGGCGAGAGATCGGAATCGCCGTAGCCGCGCAGGTCGGGGACGATCACCTCGAAGCCCGCCTCGGCGAGCGGTCGCACGTTGCGCCACCAGATGCGCTTCGTCTCCGGGTAGCCGTGCAGCAGCACGAGCGGGTAGCCGCCGACGCCCTCGCGCAGGTACGCGAGCGTCATGTCGTCGGCGACGCGCGCGCGGTGCACGCGGAAGGCGTCGGGCGGCGGGGTCGGGGGCTGGGGCGGTCGCAGGTTCGGCACGCGCGGGCTCCTCTCCGGAAGGGCGCGCAGCATATCGCGCGCGCGGGCGCGCCGGGTTCGGGTAGAGTGCGCGCCCCGAGGAGGACGCGATTCCCATGGCGATCGGCATCACGGTGAAGTTCGAGATCAAGGCGGGCAGCGACGCGGCGTTCGAGGCCGGCTTCGCGAAGGCCGCCGCGGCGGTGAAGGCGCAGGACGAGGGCTGCGAGATGTACGACCTGTACAAGAGCGTCGACTCGCCGACGAGCTACGTGATGGTCGAGCGCTGGACGACGCAGGCGCTGCTCGACGCGCACATGAAGTCGCCGACGATGGCGGGCATGGCCGCGCTCGCGCCGCACTTCGCCGGCGCGCCGTCGATGGCGAAGTACGAGGTGGCCTAGCGTCCGGCGGCGGCGTCGCCGTCCCGCTCGGTACGCCCCGCGCGAGCACCTCCCGTGCTGTTCTCGTCCACGGTCTTCCTGTTCGCGTTCCTGCCGATCGTGCTCACGGTCGCGTTCGCGCTGCCCGGCGTGCGCGCGCGCAACGCGTGGCTGCTGGCCGCGAGCCTCGTCTTCTACGCCTGGGGCGAAGCGCGCTACACGGCCGTCCTGCTGGCGTCGATCGCGCTGAACTACGGGTTCGGGCTCGCGGTCGACGCGCTGCGCGGACGCCCGGCGGCGCGCGTCGTCGTCGCCGCGGCCGTCGCCGCGAACCTCGCCGGGCTCGGCGTCTTCAAGTACGCGGGGTTCGCGGCGCGGACGTGGAGCGAGGCGGTCGCGGCGCTCGGCTGGCCGTCGCTCGCCACGGGGCCCGTCGACGTCCACCTGCCGATCGGCATCTCGTTCTTCACGTTCCAGGCGATCTGCTACGTCGTCGACGTCCACCGCGGCGACGCGCGCTGCGATCGCAACCCGCTGCGCGTCGCGCTCTACGTCGCGCTCTTCCCGCAGCTCGTGGCCGGGCCGATCGTGCGCTTCCGCGACGTCGCGGAGGCCCTGCGCGCGCGCGCGGCGGGCTTCGAGGCGCGGGCGTCGGGCGCGTACCGCTTCGCGATCGGGCTCGGCAAGAAGGCCCTCGTCGCCGACCACGTCGGCGTGCTCGCCGACCGCGTCTTCGACCTGCCGGCCGAGCACCTGTCCGCGAGCGTCGCGTGGCTCGGCGCCGTCGCCTACGCGCTGCAGATCTACTTCGACTTCTCCGGCTACTCGGACATGGCGATCGGCATCGGCCGCATGCTCGGCTTCCGCTTCCCGGAGAACTTCCTCCACCCGTACGCGTCGGTCTCGGTGCGCGA
This region of Myxococcota bacterium genomic DNA includes:
- a CDS encoding alpha/beta hydrolase → MPNLRPPQPPTPPPDAFRVHRARVADDMTLAYLREGVGGYPLVLLHGYPETKRIWWRNVRPLAEAGFEVIVPDLRGYGDSDLSPTDAYDLVLYARDVHALVRDVLGHERCGLVAGDVGGVVICDIANRFPGFVDRMIFFNTVPPLVPQAADWYAARGLSLVALDDAQTGDYRVRQGRDPQALLAELDTPARRRGWVRDMYEHRLWASPGAFEDADIDFMTEPFADAARLAASWAPYQLAYGRPMSEPPLLAQTVDVPTLVLYGPDDHVVPADFPKRCEIAFPHRVGPLVVPEAGHFLQWERADVLNGIAEAWFGALRAR
- a CDS encoding antibiotic biosynthesis monooxygenase, with the translated sequence MAIGITVKFEIKAGSDAAFEAGFAKAAAAVKAQDEGCEMYDLYKSVDSPTSYVMVERWTTQALLDAHMKSPTMAGMAALAPHFAGAPSMAKYEVA
- a CDS encoding MBOAT family protein, with amino-acid sequence MLFSSTVFLFAFLPIVLTVAFALPGVRARNAWLLAASLVFYAWGEARYTAVLLASIALNYGFGLAVDALRGRPAARVVVAAAVAANLAGLGVFKYAGFAARTWSEAVAALGWPSLATGPVDVHLPIGISFFTFQAICYVVDVHRGDARCDRNPLRVALYVALFPQLVAGPIVRFRDVAEALRARAAGFEARASGAYRFAIGLGKKALVADHVGVLADRVFDLPAEHLSASVAWLGAVAYALQIYFDFSGYSDMAIGIGRMLGFRFPENFLHPYASVSVREFWRRWHVSLSTWFRDYLYIPLGGSRGSRAATARNLLVVFALCGLWHGASFGFLVWGLLHGAFLSLERTAFGGWLARRPAPVGWVYTAAVVLVGWVVFRAETLGDALAYLAAMSGVGAAPGAEPLGLAWLEPQQALALAAGIAGAGPFAARAAERLAARIAARAAARGEAPGALAPLAAARFAWAAAVLVSSAMAVVAGTHDPFIYFRF